One part of the Nostoc sp. PCC 7120 = FACHB-418 genome encodes these proteins:
- a CDS encoding MotA/TolQ/ExbB proton channel family protein produces MGILNLFTAGGVVMWPLLAFSLLAVALIIERISFWVRILGKQNLIVREVLRLYQLDNVVSTLEALRQNADLPIARIFLAALELEEPTPEEFRLALESEAQAEIPVLKRFQNIFDTIIGLAPLLGLLGTVLGLINSFASLDIGDVGGTKTAGVTAGISEALVSTASGLVVAILTLFFANSFRGFYQRQIAWIQEYGGQLELLYRRRYERRGKQG; encoded by the coding sequence ATGGGAATTCTGAATCTATTTACAGCCGGTGGTGTGGTTATGTGGCCTCTGCTGGCGTTCTCCTTATTAGCGGTAGCACTAATCATCGAACGTATCAGCTTTTGGGTAAGAATTTTGGGCAAGCAAAACCTCATAGTACGGGAAGTTCTGAGACTTTACCAACTAGATAATGTGGTTAGCACCTTAGAAGCATTACGGCAAAATGCCGATTTACCCATCGCGCGAATTTTCCTCGCCGCTTTAGAATTGGAGGAGCCGACACCAGAAGAATTTCGATTGGCTTTAGAAAGTGAAGCCCAGGCTGAGATACCTGTACTCAAACGCTTTCAAAATATTTTTGATACCATAATTGGTCTCGCGCCCTTATTAGGGTTACTTGGTACTGTTTTGGGATTAATTAATTCCTTTGCATCTTTAGACATCGGTGATGTGGGAGGAACAAAGACGGCTGGTGTAACGGCTGGTATTAGTGAAGCCTTAGTTTCTACTGCATCTGGCTTGGTTGTTGCTATCCTGACACTGTTTTTTGCTAATAGTTTCCGGGGTTTCTATCAGCGTCAAATTGCCTGGATTCAGGAGTATGGGGGACAGCTAGAATTACTCTACCGTCGTCGTTACGAGAGGAGAGGCAAGCAAGGTTGA